From Chloroflexota bacterium, one genomic window encodes:
- a CDS encoding heme-copper oxidase subunit III, with the protein MSAGTAMIVAHEDPHALDHGNRGISNPILGMILFICSEVMFFAGLFAAYFNVRANAPTWPPSVAEVGPIAERFNLHAEPWFGATLTVILVISSFTCQLGVWAIRRDDRRGLVRAIGVTLILGIVFLIGQAYDYSQLGFGLADGTFGTTFYTLTGFHGAHVLAGAIMLSVVLYRAMSGQFSARHHDAVEATSIYWHFVDVVWVALFSILYVIPTR; encoded by the coding sequence GTGAGCGCCGGCACGGCAATGATCGTGGCCCACGAGGACCCCCACGCCCTCGATCATGGCAACCGGGGGATCAGCAACCCGATCCTGGGGATGATCCTCTTCATCTGCTCGGAGGTGATGTTCTTCGCCGGGCTGTTCGCGGCGTATTTCAACGTCCGGGCGAACGCGCCCACCTGGCCGCCGTCGGTCGCCGAGGTCGGGCCGATCGCCGAGCGGTTCAATCTCCACGCCGAGCCATGGTTCGGCGCCACGCTCACCGTGATCCTCGTCATCAGCTCGTTCACCTGCCAGCTCGGCGTCTGGGCGATCCGACGCGACGATCGGCGAGGTCTCGTCCGCGCGATCGGCGTGACGCTCATCCTCGGCATCGTCTTCCTCATCGGCCAGGCGTACGACTACAGCCAGCTCGGATTCGGCCTCGCGGACGGGACGTTCGGCACGACCTTCTACACGCTCACCGGCTTCCATGGGGCGCACGTCCTCGCCGGGGCGATCATGCTCAGCGTCGTCCTCTACCGGGCGATGAGCGGCCAGTTCTCCGCGCGCCACCACGACGCGGTCGAGGCGACGTCCATCTACTGGCACTTCGTCGACGTGGTCTGGGTCGCGCTCTTCTCGATCCTCTACGTCATCCCGACCCGCTAG
- the coxB gene encoding cytochrome c oxidase subunit II, whose product MPTTRKKPPRLAAIALPLLALLVAGCASQVPALYPPQDVTTQGAATRSLYDIVFLIGAVIFFFVEGLIVFAVLRYRRKPTDTELPPQIHGNNLIEIVWTVIPTVIVVFLFVISWQTLNTVDAKSADPAVRVAAVAKRFSWNFLYLGADGRPLFTTDAAGDGNFGEMVVPVGVPIQVELYSPDVIHAFYVPKFLFKRDVVPGRTNEFDFTVDAQDVGQTFRGQCAELCGVGHAGMTFDVKAVSMTEYQTWLQQQIAQAAATPAAPASGSPAAPGAPGGNPSPSAGSGGTSIQIGAQNLAFDKATLSAPAGQPFQIVFANNDPGVPHNVEIKNPDGSIAFKGAIVTGPTTTTYAVPALPAGTYPFQCTVHPTMTGTLTVQ is encoded by the coding sequence ATGCCGACGACGAGGAAGAAGCCTCCGCGCCTCGCAGCGATCGCGCTGCCGTTGCTCGCGCTTCTGGTCGCCGGCTGCGCCTCGCAGGTCCCGGCCCTCTACCCGCCGCAGGACGTCACGACGCAGGGAGCGGCGACCAGAAGCCTCTACGACATCGTCTTCCTCATCGGCGCGGTCATCTTCTTCTTCGTCGAGGGGCTCATCGTCTTCGCGGTCCTCCGCTATCGCCGCAAGCCCACGGACACCGAGCTGCCGCCCCAGATCCACGGCAACAACCTCATCGAGATCGTCTGGACGGTCATCCCGACGGTGATCGTCGTGTTCCTCTTCGTCATCTCGTGGCAGACGCTCAACACGGTCGATGCGAAGTCCGCGGATCCCGCGGTCCGCGTGGCCGCCGTGGCGAAGCGCTTCTCGTGGAACTTCCTCTATCTCGGGGCAGACGGCAGGCCGCTGTTCACGACGGACGCCGCCGGCGACGGCAACTTCGGCGAGATGGTCGTCCCGGTCGGGGTGCCCATCCAGGTCGAGCTCTACAGCCCGGATGTCATCCACGCCTTCTACGTCCCGAAGTTCCTCTTCAAACGCGACGTCGTGCCGGGTCGCACGAACGAGTTCGACTTCACGGTGGACGCCCAGGATGTCGGCCAGACGTTCCGCGGCCAGTGCGCCGAGCTGTGCGGCGTGGGCCACGCGGGGATGACGTTCGACGTGAAGGCCGTGAGCATGACGGAGTACCAGACCTGGCTCCAGCAGCAGATCGCCCAGGCCGCGGCCACGCCCGCCGCGCCAGCGAGCGGCAGCCCGGCGGCGCCCGGCGCGCCGGGCGGCAATCCCTCGCCGAGTGCCGGGTCCGGCGGCACGAGCATCCAGATCGGCGCCCAGAACCTCGCCTTCGACAAGGCGACCCTCTCGGCTCCGGCCGGACAGCCGTTCCAGATCGTCTTCGCCAACAACGACCCCGGCGTGCCCCACAACGTCGAAATCAAGAATCCCGATGGAAGCATCGCCTTCAAGGGCGCCATCGTGACCGGACCCACGACCACGACGTACGCCGTTCCGGCACTCCCGGCCGGGACGTACCCGTTCCAGTGCACGGTCCACCCGACGATGACCGGCACGCTCACGGTGCAGTAA
- a CDS encoding threonine/serine dehydratase, with product MPPLRRTDRCRPPRGTPLGGDVHRVCPHRRSRRIRVTEGLVGLDAIERAAALLVGVAARTPLVPFPAVEGGLLKAESLQPIGAFKIRGAHVAIAALGPAELRRGVITYSSGNHAQGVARAARLLGAPAVVVMPSDAPLLKRRRVEADGAEVVVVGPSSSERRSVAERIALERGLSIIPPYDDDRIIAGQGTVGLEIVEDAPDVAVILVPIGGGGLASGVAAAVKALRPGTRVVGVEPELAADARASLEAGRIVEWPAELVSRTMADGTRTQALGTRTFAHLLALLDAIVTVTEAEIAAAVRLAAEQSRLVVEPSGALSIAALRYRRREAGLDGLDGSLVAVVSGGNVDPERYRELLASPIPD from the coding sequence ATGCCTCCGCTGCGGCGGACCGATCGGTGCCGACCGCCTCGAGGCACTCCCCTGGGCGGAGATGTGCATCGGGTGTGCCCGCATCGTCGGTCCCGGCGGATCCGGGTGACGGAGGGCCTCGTCGGGCTCGACGCGATCGAGCGTGCCGCGGCACTCCTCGTCGGCGTCGCGGCCAGGACACCGCTCGTCCCCTTCCCCGCCGTCGAGGGCGGCCTCCTCAAGGCCGAGTCCCTCCAGCCGATCGGGGCGTTCAAGATCCGCGGCGCCCACGTGGCGATCGCCGCGCTCGGCCCCGCCGAGCTCCGACGCGGCGTCATCACCTACTCGTCCGGCAATCATGCCCAGGGCGTCGCCCGGGCCGCCCGGCTGCTCGGTGCTCCGGCGGTCGTCGTCATGCCGTCCGACGCGCCGCTCCTCAAGCGTCGCCGCGTCGAAGCGGACGGCGCGGAAGTCGTCGTGGTCGGGCCGTCAAGCTCGGAGCGGCGGAGCGTCGCGGAGCGGATCGCCCTCGAACGCGGCCTGTCCATCATCCCGCCATACGACGACGATCGGATCATCGCCGGCCAGGGTACCGTCGGTCTCGAGATCGTCGAGGACGCGCCGGACGTCGCCGTCATCCTCGTCCCGATCGGTGGCGGTGGCCTTGCCTCGGGCGTCGCCGCCGCCGTCAAGGCGCTGCGTCCCGGCACCCGGGTCGTCGGGGTGGAGCCGGAGCTCGCGGCGGACGCTCGCGCGTCGCTCGAGGCCGGACGGATCGTCGAGTGGCCGGCAGAGCTCGTGAGCCGGACGATGGCCGACGGGACGCGGACCCAGGCGCTCGGCACTCGGACGTTCGCCCATCTCCTGGCGCTCCTCGACGCGATCGTCACCGTGACGGAGGCGGAGATCGCGGCCGCGGTCCGGCTCGCCGCCGAGCAGTCGCGGCTCGTGGTCGAACCATCCGGGGCGCTGTCCATCGCCGCGCTCCGCTACCGTCGCCGCGAAGCGGGGCTCGACGGGCTCGATGGCTCGCTCGTCGCCGTCGTCAGCGGCGGCAACGTCGATCCCGAGCGCTACCGGGAGCTGCTCGCCTCGCCGATCCCCGACTGA
- a CDS encoding cytochrome c oxidase assembly protein, with protein sequence MTPVLSDVLLDWSFDPLIAVPLAILALAYLWAVRHVDARHPDSPVPRARLAAFIGGLLAIEIALQSVIERYDTTLFSVHMVQHVLLTLVAAPLLALGAPITILLRVARPEQRRRFILPILHSRLVKVLAFPVVSWSLFAGVMWGTHFSPMFDRSLSDPFVHDIEHALYLSVGLLFWWPAVALDPSPWRMPHPARVMYVFLQMPQNTFLALAILTAGAPLYPHYANLHLGWGLGALADQQLAGGLMWIIGDFVFISAIVLVVAGWMRREQRDTAREERRADVAMAAIREREAALADRLARERADG encoded by the coding sequence ATGACGCCCGTGCTCTCCGACGTCCTCCTCGACTGGTCCTTCGATCCGCTCATCGCGGTCCCGCTCGCGATCCTCGCCCTGGCGTATCTCTGGGCGGTACGCCACGTCGACGCGCGGCACCCCGACAGCCCGGTGCCGCGCGCGCGCCTCGCCGCCTTCATCGGCGGCCTCCTTGCCATCGAGATCGCCCTGCAGTCGGTGATCGAGCGCTACGACACGACGCTCTTCTCGGTCCACATGGTCCAGCACGTCCTCCTCACCCTCGTCGCCGCGCCGCTGCTGGCCCTGGGGGCCCCGATCACCATCCTCCTCAGGGTCGCGCGGCCCGAGCAGCGACGGCGCTTCATCCTCCCGATCCTCCACAGTCGACTCGTCAAGGTCCTCGCCTTCCCCGTCGTCTCGTGGTCGCTCTTCGCGGGGGTCATGTGGGGGACCCATTTCTCGCCGATGTTCGACCGATCGCTGAGCGACCCGTTCGTCCACGACATCGAGCATGCCCTCTACCTCTCGGTGGGGCTCCTCTTCTGGTGGCCGGCCGTCGCGCTCGACCCGAGCCCGTGGCGGATGCCGCACCCGGCGCGGGTCATGTATGTGTTCCTCCAGATGCCGCAGAACACGTTCCTCGCCCTCGCGATCCTCACCGCCGGAGCCCCGCTCTATCCCCACTACGCGAACCTTCATCTCGGCTGGGGCCTCGGCGCGCTCGCCGATCAGCAGCTCGCCGGCGGGCTCATGTGGATCATCGGTGACTTCGTCTTCATCTCGGCGATCGTCCTCGTCGTCGCCGGCTGGATGCGCCGCGAGCAGCGAGACACGGCGCGCGAGGAACGCCGGGCGGACGTCGCGATGGCGGCGATCCGGGAGCGGGAGGCGGCACTCGCCGATCGACTCGCCCGCGAACGCGCCGACGGCTGA
- a CDS encoding ABC transporter substrate-binding protein: MRIVSLVPSATEIVCALGLSRQLVGVSHACDWPARVVGKPVMTRPAVRTGGASATIDRRVRRALASGSPLHVLDEAALRRARPDLILTQSLCPVCAPDRASVEGIARSIHRDIAVVSLEPTSLEGIFNSIATVGAMSDTERKAVALLGRLRRRLGRIEAKVDRGRAQGHRPVRVVALEWLDPPMTVGHWVPEQIRRAGGWDLLGRDGEPSVRTTWRTIRDLEPEMLLVMPCGLGLADAVLELARLRKPAGWADIPAVQRQNVIAVDGSAYFSRPGPRVVDGIAILAEIFDPSRFIDVSPPMSWVPVPA, encoded by the coding sequence ATGCGCATCGTCTCGCTCGTGCCGTCGGCGACGGAGATCGTCTGCGCGCTTGGCCTGAGCCGGCAGCTCGTCGGCGTCAGCCATGCATGCGACTGGCCGGCCCGGGTGGTCGGCAAGCCCGTCATGACGCGACCCGCGGTTCGGACCGGCGGAGCGAGCGCGACGATCGACCGGCGGGTCCGGCGGGCGCTCGCCAGCGGTTCCCCCCTCCACGTCCTCGACGAGGCGGCCCTTCGCCGCGCGCGGCCCGATCTGATCCTCACCCAGTCCCTCTGCCCGGTCTGTGCGCCCGATCGGGCGTCCGTCGAGGGGATCGCCCGGTCCATCCATCGCGATATCGCGGTCGTCTCGCTCGAGCCCACGTCGCTCGAGGGGATCTTCAACTCGATCGCCACGGTGGGCGCGATGAGTGACACGGAACGCAAGGCGGTGGCGCTGCTCGGACGCCTTCGACGCCGGCTCGGGCGGATCGAGGCGAAGGTGGATCGCGGTCGGGCGCAGGGCCACCGGCCGGTCCGCGTCGTCGCGCTCGAGTGGCTCGACCCACCGATGACCGTCGGGCACTGGGTGCCCGAGCAGATCCGCCGCGCGGGCGGCTGGGACCTCCTCGGCCGCGACGGTGAGCCATCCGTCCGAACGACGTGGCGGACGATCCGCGATCTCGAGCCCGAGATGCTCCTCGTCATGCCCTGCGGGCTCGGGCTCGCGGATGCCGTCCTCGAGCTCGCGCGACTGCGCAAACCGGCCGGCTGGGCGGACATCCCGGCGGTCCAGCGCCAGAACGTCATCGCGGTCGACGGCTCGGCGTACTTCAGCCGCCCGGGACCGCGGGTCGTCGACGGCATCGCTATCCTCGCCGAGATCTTCGATCCGAGCCGATTCATCGACGTGTCGCCGCCGATGAGCTGGGTGCCGGTCCCGGCCTGA
- a CDS encoding TlpA family protein disulfide reductase, translating into MGIGVGQLAPPLSGTTLDGGSLSLASFRGRPVLVNFWASWCVPCRSEFPLFKAALARHPDLVIVGVIFQDDPASAKAFVSSFGASWQSILDPTAAMANAYRVVAPPQSYFIDRNGIVRSRQIGELTTDDFERQYAAIGP; encoded by the coding sequence GTGGGCATCGGTGTCGGTCAGCTCGCTCCGCCGCTGAGCGGGACGACGCTCGACGGCGGGTCGCTCAGCCTCGCCTCGTTCCGTGGCCGACCGGTCCTCGTGAACTTCTGGGCGAGCTGGTGCGTCCCGTGTCGCTCGGAGTTCCCGCTCTTCAAGGCTGCCCTCGCCCGGCACCCGGACCTCGTCATCGTCGGCGTCATCTTCCAGGACGACCCCGCGTCGGCGAAGGCGTTCGTGTCGTCATTCGGGGCGAGCTGGCAGAGCATTCTCGACCCGACGGCGGCGATGGCCAACGCCTACCGGGTCGTCGCGCCGCCCCAGTCGTACTTCATCGATCGGAATGGCATCGTCCGGTCGCGCCAGATCGGCGAGCTGACGACGGACGACTTCGAACGCCAGTACGCCGCGATTGGCCCGTGA
- a CDS encoding class I SAM-dependent methyltransferase, with protein sequence MPPPTRSMPFRASFDCLWCGSAHATSGPDDLEGWAQLCPDCLGRAGDNPFLRFRLRDALAARAAAARAGVQTARSAESPTAAAPDLPAAGSALGPLPDDPERAREMLAYYEARAPEYDDWYLRRGRFAHGPLDDMAWAVDLDAATVWLDGLPIGGRIVELAAGTGWWSPLLASKGELAAYDGASAPLDRARDRLLAHGLRAHLHVRDVWAEPEAPPADALFAGFWLSHVPRARLVAFLDLVRRWLRPGGTFAFIDSRHDPRSSAVDHEVDPASETMVRRLDDGRTFTIWKVYHEPADLETALLAAGFRTATVATTSRFFLLGRATA encoded by the coding sequence ATGCCGCCGCCGACCCGGTCCATGCCGTTCCGGGCGTCCTTCGACTGCCTGTGGTGTGGGTCGGCGCACGCGACCAGCGGCCCGGACGATCTCGAGGGCTGGGCGCAGCTCTGTCCGGACTGCCTCGGGCGCGCCGGTGACAATCCGTTCCTCCGGTTCCGCCTCCGCGACGCGCTGGCCGCTCGTGCGGCAGCCGCCCGAGCGGGCGTACAGACCGCGAGATCAGCGGAGTCACCGACCGCAGCAGCGCCGGATCTGCCGGCCGCGGGATCGGCACTCGGGCCCCTTCCGGATGACCCGGAGCGGGCCCGCGAGATGCTCGCCTACTACGAAGCGCGCGCTCCGGAGTACGACGATTGGTACCTGCGGCGCGGCAGGTTCGCTCATGGGCCGCTCGACGACATGGCCTGGGCGGTCGATCTCGACGCGGCGACCGTCTGGCTGGATGGCCTGCCGATCGGTGGGCGCATCGTCGAGCTCGCCGCGGGGACCGGCTGGTGGTCGCCGCTCCTGGCCAGCAAGGGTGAGCTCGCGGCGTACGACGGCGCGTCGGCGCCGCTCGATCGCGCTCGGGACCGGCTGCTCGCCCATGGTCTTCGGGCTCATCTTCACGTCCGCGACGTGTGGGCGGAGCCCGAGGCACCACCGGCCGACGCGCTGTTCGCCGGCTTCTGGCTGAGCCACGTGCCGCGGGCGCGCCTCGTGGCATTCCTCGACCTCGTCCGTCGCTGGCTCCGACCCGGCGGGACGTTCGCCTTCATCGACTCGCGCCACGACCCGCGGTCGTCGGCGGTCGACCACGAGGTGGATCCCGCCTCGGAGACGATGGTCCGTCGGCTCGACGACGGCCGCACCTTCACGATCTGGAAGGTCTATCACGAGCCCGCGGACCTGGAGACCGCCCTCCTCGCGGCCGGTTTCCGGACCGCGACCGTGGCGACGACGAGCCGGTTCTTCCTGCTCGGCCGGGCCACGGCATAG
- the ctaD gene encoding cytochrome c oxidase subunit I — translation MATTALTPAATAYRSSLYEWVTTTDHKKIGILYVVNSFLFFLIGGVLALGVRSQLAVPDNKLISPELYNQLFTMHASIMIFLFIIPMLAGFGNYIVPLMIGAPDMAFPRINALSFWMLPLAGIIMLSGFLTPGGAAAEGWTSYSPLAQRAYSGIGTDLWIVAVALIGTSSILGAVNFLVTIFKMRAPGMTMFRMPIMAWTVLVTSVLVLLATPVLTSGLIMLFIDRNYGGHFFDPATGGNAILWQNIFWFYSHPAVYIMILPAMGMISEILPVFSRKPLFGYKAFVFATAGIGALGFSVWAHHMFTTGAVYLPFFSFMTFLIAVPTGVKMFNWIATLYRGQLTFSTPLLFALGFLSMFLIGGIDGAFSAAVPVDFALHDTYWVVSHLHYVLFGGSVFGVMAGTYYWFPKMSGRRLNETLGKIQFVLMFIGFNLTFFPMHLLGLDGMPRRIAVYASTAGWSQLNLVATIGSIIIATSMLPFLWNVFISLRNGEPAGDDPWEGNTLEWATSSPPPPYNFDHLPQIRSERPVFDARHGRVADHGGEA, via the coding sequence ATGGCGACCACCGCGCTGACGCCTGCCGCCACTGCGTACCGGAGCAGCCTGTACGAGTGGGTGACGACGACCGATCACAAGAAGATCGGGATCCTCTACGTCGTCAACTCGTTCCTCTTCTTCCTCATCGGCGGCGTGCTCGCGCTCGGTGTCCGCAGTCAGCTCGCGGTGCCGGACAACAAGCTCATCTCGCCAGAGCTGTACAACCAGCTCTTCACGATGCACGCCTCGATCATGATCTTCCTGTTCATCATCCCGATGCTCGCGGGCTTCGGGAACTACATCGTCCCGCTCATGATCGGCGCGCCGGACATGGCGTTCCCGCGCATCAACGCGCTCTCGTTCTGGATGCTGCCGCTCGCCGGGATCATCATGCTGAGCGGCTTCCTGACCCCCGGGGGCGCGGCCGCCGAGGGATGGACGTCGTACAGCCCGCTCGCCCAGCGGGCCTACTCGGGCATCGGGACGGATCTGTGGATCGTCGCGGTCGCGCTCATCGGCACGAGCTCGATCCTCGGCGCCGTCAACTTCCTCGTGACGATCTTCAAGATGCGGGCGCCGGGCATGACGATGTTCCGGATGCCGATCATGGCGTGGACGGTCCTCGTGACGAGCGTCCTCGTGCTGCTGGCGACGCCGGTCCTCACGAGCGGCCTCATCATGCTGTTCATCGACCGCAACTACGGCGGCCATTTCTTCGACCCGGCGACCGGCGGGAACGCGATCCTCTGGCAGAACATCTTCTGGTTCTACTCGCATCCCGCCGTCTACATCATGATCCTGCCGGCGATGGGGATGATCAGTGAGATCCTGCCGGTCTTCTCGCGGAAGCCGCTCTTCGGCTACAAGGCGTTCGTCTTCGCGACGGCCGGCATCGGCGCACTCGGGTTCTCCGTGTGGGCCCATCACATGTTCACGACCGGGGCGGTCTACCTGCCGTTCTTCAGCTTCATGACGTTCCTCATCGCCGTGCCGACCGGCGTGAAGATGTTCAACTGGATCGCGACCCTCTACCGCGGGCAGCTCACGTTCTCGACGCCGCTCCTGTTCGCCCTCGGCTTCCTCTCGATGTTCCTCATCGGCGGAATCGACGGCGCGTTCAGCGCGGCGGTCCCGGTGGACTTCGCCCTGCACGACACGTACTGGGTCGTGTCGCACCTCCACTACGTCCTGTTCGGCGGCTCGGTCTTCGGGGTCATGGCCGGCACCTACTACTGGTTCCCCAAGATGAGCGGCCGCCGCCTCAACGAGACGCTCGGCAAGATCCAGTTCGTCCTCATGTTCATCGGCTTCAACCTGACGTTCTTCCCGATGCACCTGCTCGGCCTCGACGGGATGCCGCGGCGGATCGCGGTCTACGCCTCGACCGCCGGCTGGAGCCAGCTCAACCTCGTCGCGACGATCGGCAGCATCATCATCGCCACATCGATGCTGCCGTTCCTGTGGAACGTCTTCATCTCGCTCCGCAACGGCGAGCCCGCCGGGGACGATCCGTGGGAGGGCAACACCCTCGAATGGGCGACGAGCTCCCCGCCGCCGCCGTACAACTTCGACCACCTCCCGCAGATCCGGTCCGAACGACCGGTCTTCGACGCTCGCCACGGCCGGGTCGCCGATCACGGAGGCGAGGCGTGA
- a CDS encoding pyrroline-5-carboxylate reductase, with product MSPLTHRTIATVGSGVMAEAMIAGLLRGELVEPAQVVASHPRADRRDELARLYGIRTTASNVEAVSAADVVLLAIKPQMLARVGREIGPTLRDGQLVLSVIAGATTAALIGFLGHGQVVRSMPNTPARLGRGMTVWYATPATTAEQRVQASALLRALGHEIEVDDERFVAMATAVSGTGPTYVFLVMEALIDAAVHLGFPRHIAHDLVIETLEGSTHFAKQSGDHPAVLRNMVTSPGGTSAAALHELESGRLRTVLSEAVWAAFRRTVELGEELEATVGRDAGR from the coding sequence ATGTCCCCCCTGACCCATCGCACGATCGCCACGGTCGGTTCCGGCGTGATGGCCGAGGCGATGATCGCCGGTCTCCTGCGGGGCGAGCTCGTCGAGCCCGCCCAGGTGGTCGCGAGCCACCCGCGCGCCGATCGGCGCGACGAGCTCGCACGGCTCTATGGCATCCGGACGACCGCCTCGAATGTCGAGGCGGTCTCCGCGGCGGACGTCGTCCTGCTCGCGATCAAGCCCCAGATGCTCGCCCGCGTGGGTCGCGAGATCGGGCCGACGCTCCGGGACGGCCAGCTCGTCCTGTCCGTCATCGCCGGCGCAACGACGGCCGCGCTCATCGGCTTCCTCGGCCACGGCCAGGTGGTCCGCAGCATGCCGAACACCCCCGCCCGGCTCGGTCGCGGGATGACCGTCTGGTACGCGACGCCAGCGACGACCGCCGAGCAGCGTGTTCAGGCGAGCGCCCTGCTCCGGGCTCTCGGACACGAGATCGAGGTGGACGACGAGCGGTTCGTGGCGATGGCGACCGCCGTCAGCGGCACCGGACCGACGTACGTCTTCCTCGTCATGGAGGCGCTCATCGATGCGGCCGTCCATCTCGGGTTCCCCCGTCACATCGCCCACGACCTCGTGATCGAGACGCTCGAGGGGAGCACCCACTTCGCGAAGCAGTCGGGCGATCACCCGGCGGTCCTCCGGAACATGGTCACCTCGCCCGGCGGGACGTCCGCCGCGGCGCTCCACGAGCTCGAGTCCGGCCGCCTCCGGACCGTCCTCTCCGAGGCCGTCTGGGCGGCGTTCCGGCGGACGGTCGAGCTCGGCGAGGAGCTCGAGGCGACGGTCGGCCGCGACGCGGGCCGCTGA
- a CDS encoding TraR/DksA family transcriptional regulator gives MTYGSQAAAASHVFEQQRDLALRDRAVGQLALVEGALARLEARTFGRCLRCGGPIGADRLEALPWAEMCIGCARIVGPGGSG, from the coding sequence ATGACGTACGGATCGCAGGCGGCGGCGGCGAGCCACGTCTTCGAGCAGCAGCGCGACCTCGCCCTCCGCGACCGTGCCGTCGGTCAGCTCGCGCTCGTCGAAGGGGCGCTTGCGCGGCTCGAGGCGAGAACGTTCGGTCGATGCCTCCGCTGCGGCGGACCGATCGGTGCCGACCGCCTCGAGGCACTCCCCTGGGCGGAGATGTGCATCGGGTGTGCCCGCATCGTCGGTCCCGGCGGATCCGGGTGA
- a CDS encoding cupredoxin domain-containing protein, with translation MAQLQAAWTSILDILAKLVIPDWGGLIALIPVGLAAIVVLWLLMVVRAYATVGPRERGMPRRDLVPPSGVHMPGPSFAPSFAAVGAALLFFGFVWGGAILLLGFGALVLTLLYWLREGMLDYDRVAGVASVPAVVGGGGPPAGVHMPGPSFLPLVSAVSAAILFAGFVLGGWVLIAAVLCLVIGLLGWLRTAGVEYHLTEEADRTGHLRNAAAPRFPARMFASFTVILLVAAAFQTGIFPPANSSAGAAAPGASAGPGASGTPASPSAVAADVAITAQNISFTTPTVTAPAGRPFTIAFQNLDSGTPHNVTIRNPNGSDAFDGAIVTGVITTLYQVPALAAGTYTFFCKVHTSMTGTITVR, from the coding sequence ATGGCGCAACTCCAGGCGGCCTGGACGTCGATCCTCGACATCCTCGCCAAGCTCGTCATCCCGGACTGGGGCGGACTCATCGCCCTCATCCCGGTCGGACTCGCGGCGATCGTCGTTCTCTGGCTGCTCATGGTCGTGCGCGCCTACGCGACGGTCGGCCCGAGAGAGCGCGGCATGCCGCGCCGCGATCTCGTCCCGCCGTCGGGCGTTCACATGCCGGGCCCATCGTTCGCGCCGTCCTTCGCGGCGGTCGGAGCCGCCCTCCTCTTCTTCGGCTTCGTCTGGGGCGGGGCGATCCTCCTCCTCGGCTTCGGCGCGCTGGTCCTCACGCTCCTCTACTGGCTCCGCGAGGGGATGCTCGACTACGACCGGGTCGCCGGCGTGGCATCCGTCCCCGCTGTCGTGGGAGGCGGCGGGCCGCCGGCCGGCGTCCACATGCCCGGTCCGTCGTTCCTGCCGCTCGTATCCGCCGTGTCCGCGGCGATCCTCTTCGCCGGCTTCGTGCTCGGCGGGTGGGTCCTCATCGCCGCCGTGCTCTGCCTCGTCATCGGCCTGCTCGGCTGGCTCCGGACGGCCGGCGTCGAATACCACCTCACCGAGGAGGCGGACCGGACCGGGCACCTCCGGAATGCGGCGGCGCCGCGTTTCCCGGCGCGGATGTTCGCCTCCTTCACGGTCATCCTCCTCGTCGCGGCGGCGTTCCAGACCGGCATCTTCCCGCCGGCGAACTCCTCGGCCGGCGCGGCCGCCCCGGGAGCGTCCGCCGGGCCCGGCGCGTCCGGGACCCCGGCGAGCCCCTCCGCCGTCGCCGCGGACGTCGCGATCACCGCCCAGAACATCTCGTTCACGACGCCGACCGTCACCGCACCGGCGGGACGGCCGTTCACCATCGCGTTCCAGAACCTCGACAGCGGCACCCCCCACAACGTGACGATCCGGAACCCGAACGGGAGTGACGCGTTCGACGGTGCGATCGTCACCGGCGTCATCACGACGCTCTACCAGGTCCCCGCCCTGGCGGCCGGGACGTACACCTTCTTCTGCAAGGTCCACACCTCGATGACCGGGACGATCACGGTCAGGTAA
- a CDS encoding ferredoxin family protein — translation MTYVIAEPCIDVLDLSCVSVCPVDCIHYEEGVDRKLQIDPNECIDCGACEPECPVNAIFPEESLPAEWIRYTTLDAQWYVDRAVTRVAIDEMKPR, via the coding sequence ATGACCTACGTCATCGCCGAGCCGTGCATCGATGTGCTCGACCTCTCGTGCGTCTCGGTCTGCCCGGTCGACTGCATCCACTATGAGGAAGGCGTCGACCGGAAGCTGCAGATCGACCCGAATGAATGTATCGACTGTGGCGCGTGCGAGCCGGAGTGCCCGGTGAACGCGATCTTCCCTGAGGAATCGTTGCCGGCCGAATGGATTCGGTACACGACGCTCGACGCCCAGTGGTATGTGGATCGCGCCGTGACCCGGGTCGCGATCGACGAGATGAAGCCTCGCTGA